In Nocardioides luti, the DNA window GTCGTCGGTGAACTTCACGGCGTTGCTGAGCAGGTTGATGAGGACCCGCTCGAGCTGGGCCCGGTCACCCATCACCACGACCGGCCCGTCGGGGCGCTCGATCTCGAAGGCCAGGTCCCGGGCGGTCAGCAGCGGGCGGACCGCCTCCTCGGCCGGGTCGAGGATGGTGACGAGGTCGAGGGTCTCGCGCTCCCAGTGCTGCGCGCCGGAGTCGAGGCCGCTGAGCAGGAGCAGGTCGTTGCAGATCACGATGAGCCGCTCGCCGTTGCGGGCGATCGTCCGCAGCAGTGGCAGCTGGTCGGGATCGGGGTCCACGATCGACCCGTCCGCCAGCATCTCGGTGTAGCCCACGATGCTCGTCACCGGCGTCCGCAGCTCGTGGCTCACCGTGGAGACGAACTCGTTCTTGGCCTCGTCGAGCTGGCGCAGCCGCTCCACGGCGGTCCGCTCCTTGTCGAGCGCCGCGACCAGCATCTCCTGGCTGTGCCGCTGCTCGGTGACGTCGCGCCCGACGCAGAGGAAGCCGACCTGCGCGGCGAAGGAGTCCGCCGCGACGCTCAGCGTCATCGCGACGGTGTGGTGCCGACCGCCGCTCGCGACCCAGGTCCAGTCGCGTGGCGTGGTCTCGCCGTCCGGGCCGACGCCACCGGTCAGGGCGGCGAAGGCGGTGTCCGCGCTGCGGGCGCCCGTGCGGGCGAGCAGCTGCTCGGGCTCGAGGAGCTGGGTGAAGGGCGTCCCGATCATGTCGTCGGGGTGGTAGCCCAGCAGGTGCTGGGCCCCGGAGTTGAAGACGGTGATCCGGCCGCGGGTGTCGATGCCGATGAGGGCGGTCGTGATCGCCGCCTGCAGCAGGTGGGACATCAGCCCCGCGGTGGCCCGCTCGGCCGTGACGTCGATGCCGGTCAGCACGACGTGGACGGGACGGTCCTGCTGGTCGCGCACGACGTTGTCGTTCCAGACGATGCGCAGCTTGTCGCCCCACTTGGTCGACGCGTCGGCCTCGCGCACGGCCGTCGCGTCGTCGCGTCTCGGCCCGTCGAGCAGGGAGGCGAGCTCGGTGGCGTACGCCGGGGCGATGGCGGTCTCCCACACGGGGCGGCCCAGGAGCTCGGCCTCGGTGAAGCCGGTCAGCTGGGTGGTGGCGGCGTTGACGCGGACGATCGTCCCGTCGAGGTCGGTCACCAGGATCAGGCAGGCGGTGGTGTCGAGGGTCGCGCTGGTGAGCTTCTCGGCGGCCTCGAGCTGGGTCCGCGCCTGGTGCTCCGCGGTCACGTCCTGGAGCTGGGCCGCGAAGACCGGGTCCGGCTCGCGGGACAGCAGCGACAGCGCGACGTTGATCCGGGCGCCCGGGCGCCCGACCAGGCCGGTCTGGGCCTTCCACCCCTCGAGGGTGCCGTCGAGCATCCGGCCGGCCACGACGTCGAGCTGCTCGGAGGTGTCCAGGATGTCGTCGAGGGAGCGCCCGACCAGCGGCTCGCCGTCGCCCCCGAGCAGCTGCGTGGCCGTGTCGTTGAGGTCGAAGATGTCGAGGCGGTCGCCGTCGCGCCGCATCAGCAGCATGCCGGCGAGCGACTCGGTGAAGTTGCGGCGGAAGAGCAGCTCGCTGCTGCTCACCCGGGCGAGCAGGTTGCGCCGCTGCTCGACCGCGATGGCCAGGGGCAGGGACATCAGCGCGGCGCAGAGGAGGTAACCCTGGGTCAGGGCGCCGGCCCCCGACGCATCGATCCGGCCCGTGGCGAGGCTGTCGCCGAAGGGGCCGAAGCCCCGCGCGGTCAGGAAGGTCGTCAGCGCCGCGAAGCCGGCCAGCTCCCAGGCGACGACGCGGATGTCGAAGCGGAGCGCGGCCCAGACCAGGAAGGGCAGCGCCATGAAGGTCAGGGACAGCGACTGCTGCGGCGAGAAGATCAGCAGGGTCACGACCGTCAGCGCCACTGCCTGCAGGACCAGCTCGAGGCGCTTGGTCGGAGGGTGCGCGTGGTGCAGGGTCATCGCCACCGGCACGAGCACCAGGGTCGAGGCGCCGTGCGAGGGGAAGACGGCCCGCCAGGTCTCGACGGCCGAGCCGTCGCCGACGACCAGGACGGTCAGCGTGGCGCCGGCCGCGATGGTGAGGCCGCCGAGCAGGGCGGCCTCGACCAGGCGCAGGAAGTCGTCCTGGGTGTCCAGCCGGGGGCGGCCGGTGGTGCCGCGCTGGAGGATCCACGCCGCCACGACGGCCTCGGCGGCGTTCGCGATCCCGAAGAGCAGCGAGACGTCGAGGTCGCGGCCGCCGGTCACGTTGGCGGCGCCGCTGAAGGCGACCACCCCCAGCGCCAGCGGCGGCCACCACGACCGCGGTGAGAGGGCGAGCAGGGCGACCGCGAGGCCCGCGGCGGGCCAGAACGTGGCCACCGGGTCGCCCTCGGGGGCGAAGAGGACGGCTCCGACGCCCGCGAGGTAGATCGCGAGCAGCATCCCGAGTGCCGTGCCCCACCGCGGGGGACGGACACCCGGAGTCGTCATGGGGCCCAGT includes these proteins:
- a CDS encoding ATP-binding protein; this encodes MTTPGVRPPRWGTALGMLLAIYLAGVGAVLFAPEGDPVATFWPAAGLAVALLALSPRSWWPPLALGVVAFSGAANVTGGRDLDVSLLFGIANAAEAVVAAWILQRGTTGRPRLDTQDDFLRLVEAALLGGLTIAAGATLTVLVVGDGSAVETWRAVFPSHGASTLVLVPVAMTLHHAHPPTKRLELVLQAVALTVVTLLIFSPQQSLSLTFMALPFLVWAALRFDIRVVAWELAGFAALTTFLTARGFGPFGDSLATGRIDASGAGALTQGYLLCAALMSLPLAIAVEQRRNLLARVSSSELLFRRNFTESLAGMLLMRRDGDRLDIFDLNDTATQLLGGDGEPLVGRSLDDILDTSEQLDVVAGRMLDGTLEGWKAQTGLVGRPGARINVALSLLSREPDPVFAAQLQDVTAEHQARTQLEAAEKLTSATLDTTACLILVTDLDGTIVRVNAATTQLTGFTEAELLGRPVWETAIAPAYATELASLLDGPRRDDATAVREADASTKWGDKLRIVWNDNVVRDQQDRPVHVVLTGIDVTAERATAGLMSHLLQAAITTALIGIDTRGRITVFNSGAQHLLGYHPDDMIGTPFTQLLEPEQLLARTGARSADTAFAALTGGVGPDGETTPRDWTWVASGGRHHTVAMTLSVAADSFAAQVGFLCVGRDVTEQRHSQEMLVAALDKERTAVERLRQLDEAKNEFVSTVSHELRTPVTSIVGYTEMLADGSIVDPDPDQLPLLRTIARNGERLIVICNDLLLLSGLDSGAQHWERETLDLVTILDPAEEAVRPLLTARDLAFEIERPDGPVVVMGDRAQLERVLINLLSNAVKFTDDGGTVRCRIEHHTDEAWLVVADDGIGIPEEEQSGLFQKFFRSSTAQERAIQGTGLGLSIVAAIIAAHGGRIGVESAHLKGTTFTVRLPLKRPGSR